Proteins from a single region of Salipiger sp. H15:
- a CDS encoding DUF1697 domain-containing protein, which produces MTLRVALLRGLNVGGANTLPMADLRGLCEGLGWTDVQSHLTSGNLVFAAEGARPELAAALRAALAARGLEVPVLVLPLSEIRRAVSGCPFAPAAPKQVHAGFLFGPARIDCALFERHAAPGDEIAEAQGILWLHTPGGFGRSKLAQRFEAVAGAPLTARNLSSLGKLIQLLDAAEETR; this is translated from the coding sequence ATGACCCTTCGCGTGGCGCTGCTGCGCGGGCTCAACGTCGGCGGCGCGAACACGCTGCCGATGGCTGACCTGCGCGGGCTCTGCGAGGGGCTCGGCTGGACGGATGTGCAGAGCCACCTCACCTCGGGCAACCTCGTCTTCGCGGCGGAGGGCGCGCGCCCCGAGCTGGCGGCGGCGCTGCGGGCGGCGCTCGCGGCGCGGGGGCTCGAGGTGCCGGTGTTGGTCCTGCCGCTTTCGGAGATCCGTCGCGCGGTCAGCGGCTGCCCCTTCGCCCCGGCGGCGCCGAAGCAGGTCCACGCCGGCTTCCTCTTCGGCCCGGCGCGGATCGACTGCGCGCTCTTCGAGCGCCACGCGGCCCCCGGCGACGAGATCGCCGAGGCACAGGGCATCCTCTGGCTGCACACGCCCGGCGGCTTCGGCCGCTCGAAGCTGGCGCAGCGGTTCGAGGCGGTCGCGGGGGCGCCGCTCACCGCGCGGAACCTCTCGTCGCTCGGCAAGCTCATCCAGCTGCTGGACGCAGCGGAAGAGACGCGCTAG
- a CDS encoding DUF4167 domain-containing protein, which produces MRSSKSRSRSKNNRNRNTLGNVVNRVFDSSGPEGKVRGTPQQIIDKYNQLARDAALANDRVAAENFQQHAEHYLRMLSEAQKEVEQRREQQERENRERQQQRDRDRSDHRDQGRDQSRGEGRGEGGQQPEAGYEPQAPRADLDQASVPGLGDQPDLLDTGHDDEEDSGLVETPESRAEIKPKPRSRRSKPSEPAGDAAGAAEGGAAAEAAPEKPKRARKPRKKPEEAASNGGSAPDAAE; this is translated from the coding sequence ATGCGATCCTCGAAATCCCGCTCGCGGTCGAAGAACAACCGCAACCGCAACACCCTTGGGAACGTCGTCAACCGCGTGTTCGACAGCTCGGGCCCGGAGGGCAAGGTGCGCGGTACGCCGCAGCAGATCATCGACAAGTACAACCAGCTTGCCCGCGATGCCGCTCTGGCCAACGACCGCGTGGCCGCCGAGAACTTCCAGCAGCACGCCGAACACTACCTGCGCATGCTTTCCGAAGCGCAGAAGGAGGTCGAGCAGCGCCGCGAACAGCAGGAGCGCGAGAACCGCGAGCGCCAGCAGCAGCGCGACCGTGACCGCTCGGACCACCGTGACCAGGGCCGTGACCAGTCCCGCGGCGAAGGCCGCGGCGAGGGCGGGCAGCAGCCCGAGGCCGGCTACGAGCCGCAGGCGCCGCGCGCCGATCTCGACCAGGCCAGCGTGCCGGGTCTCGGCGACCAGCCGGACCTGCTGGACACGGGCCATGACGACGAGGAGGACAGCGGCCTCGTCGAGACGCCGGAAAGCCGCGCGGAGATCAAGCCCAAGCCGCGCAGCCGCCGCAGCAAGCCCTCCGAGCCCGCCGGTGACGCCGCCGGGGCCGCCGAGGGTGGCGCCGCCGCAGAGGCCGCTCCCGAGAAGCCCAAGCGCGCCCGCAAGCCGCGCAAGAAGCCCGAGGAAGCCGCGAGCAATGGCGGCTCCGCACCGGACGCCGCCGAGTAA
- the prmC gene encoding peptide chain release factor N(5)-glutamine methyltransferase, with the protein MTATGSALLARATARLVEAGVADPGRDARRLLAHVLKVPPGRLTLFLPEPVAPEHVVIFDALIDRRAARVPVSHLIGRRQFYGREFLVTPEVLDPRPETEILIEAALSGPFTRVLDLGTGSGCILLTLLAEREGATGIGTDLSQKALEVAFWNRNALALEPRAALAQGDWWGALGQAPERFDLIVSNPPYIALSEMAGLSPEVREHEPRMALTDEGDGLAAYRAIAAGAVAHLHPGGRLLVEIGPLQGPDVAALFEAAGLRDVAVIADLDGRNRVVSGRLDAL; encoded by the coding sequence CGACGGGCTCCGCGCTGCTTGCCCGCGCGACGGCGCGGCTGGTCGAGGCGGGGGTGGCCGATCCCGGCCGCGACGCCCGGCGGCTGCTGGCGCATGTGCTGAAGGTGCCGCCCGGGCGGCTGACCCTCTTCCTGCCCGAGCCGGTCGCGCCCGAGCACGTGGTGATCTTCGACGCGCTGATCGACCGCCGCGCCGCGCGCGTCCCGGTCTCGCACCTGATCGGGCGGCGGCAGTTCTACGGGCGCGAGTTCCTCGTCACCCCCGAGGTGCTCGACCCGCGCCCCGAGACGGAGATTCTCATCGAGGCGGCGCTCTCGGGCCCGTTCACCCGGGTGCTCGACCTCGGCACCGGCTCGGGCTGCATCCTGCTGACGCTTCTGGCCGAGCGCGAGGGGGCCACGGGCATCGGCACAGACCTCAGCCAGAAGGCGCTGGAAGTGGCCTTCTGGAACCGCAACGCGCTGGCGCTCGAGCCGCGCGCGGCGCTGGCGCAGGGCGACTGGTGGGGCGCGCTGGGGCAGGCGCCCGAGCGCTTCGACCTGATCGTGTCGAACCCGCCCTACATCGCGCTCTCCGAGATGGCGGGCCTGTCGCCGGAGGTGCGCGAGCACGAGCCGCGCATGGCGCTCACCGACGAGGGCGACGGGCTCGCGGCCTACCGCGCGATCGCCGCCGGGGCCGTGGCGCACCTGCATCCGGGCGGGCGGCTGCTGGTCGAGATCGGGCCGCTGCAGGGGCCTGACGTTGCGGCGCTCTTCGAGGCGGCCGGGCTGCGCGACGTGGCGGTGATCGCCGATCTCGACGGGCGGAATCGCGTGGTCAGCGGCCGTCTCGACGCGCTTTGA